One window of the Rhipicephalus sanguineus isolate Rsan-2018 chromosome 4, BIME_Rsan_1.4, whole genome shotgun sequence genome contains the following:
- the LOC119391186 gene encoding carbonic anhydrase 2-like has protein sequence MVRVRPLGAAQPSLKGTGLPGRFLLHDLHFHAGLDDSCGSEHSMDGKAFAMEAHFVHYNDQFSSFEEARTERDGLAVIAVLFKLSYDKCPESLHAIISAMDSSERSKDAPLFLSHMLPGIPPTSYFLYSGSLTSPPYTENVTWVVCTQALDVTSAALARFRETASANSKGNIRPTQPIGDRKVILCT, from the exons ATGG TAAGGGTCCGGCCTCTGGGAGCGGCCCAGCCCAGTCTGAAGGGAACAGGTCTACCCGGCAGGTTTCTGCTGCACGATCTGCACTTTCACGCGGGTCTAGACGACTCCTGCGGCTCCGAGCACTCCATGGACGGCAAGGCATTCGCTATGGAG GCCCATTTTGTCCACTACAACGATCAGTTCAGTAGCTTCGAGGAAGCCAGGACGGAGAGAGACGGCTTGGCCGTCATCGCAGTCCTCTTCAAG CTGTCCTACGATAAGTGTCCAGAATCCCTTCACGCTATTATATCTGCGATGGACTCATCCGAAAGGAGCAAG GATGCTCCGCTCTTTTTGAGCCATATGCTTCCCGGCATCCCTCCGACGTCGTACTTCCTCTACTCCGGATCCCTAACGTCGCCTCCGTACACCGAGAACGTGACCTGGGTGGTGTGCACGCAAGCCCTTGACGTCACCTCAGCCGCG CTTGCAAGGTTTCGGGAGACCGCGTCCGCGAACAGCAAGGGCAACATCCGGCCGACGCAACCGATCGGCGACCGAAAAGTGATCCTGTGTACCTGA
- the LOC125758036 gene encoding uncharacterized protein LOC125758036: MAPGSGPAWRQMSLTGDEEPEMDAMQRGILQRQREAEERKRRILAAYQIAARSGAGPKTVCLEEYNNLQVPEDVTFENPYSCTTGFKGGIAAVKTPQKQRAGAR; this comes from the exons ATGGCGCCGGGCAGCGGCCCGGCGTGGCGTCAGATGTCTCTGACCGGCGACGAGGAGCCCGAGATGGACGCCATGCAGCGAGGAATCCTGCAGAGGCAGCGCGAGGCTGAGGAGCGCAAGCGACGCATCCTGGCCGCCTACCAGATAGCGGCGCGCAGCGGTGCCGGACCCAAGACCGTCTGCCTCGAGGAGTACAACAACCTGCAAG TACCCGAAGACGTGACGTTCGAAAACCCGTACAGCTGCACGACGGGATTCAAGGGCGGCATAGCTGCTGTCAAGACGCCGCAGAAGCAAAGGGCGGGAGCCCGGTAA